A single genomic interval of Lewinellaceae bacterium harbors:
- a CDS encoding gliding motility-associated C-terminal domain-containing protein, which produces MRRTIILWLFLAGAASAWSQPCGLEDTLYINPNRTHTFNFEVFNIYNDDLSAPDQGVCGIEVEFSHNYVEDMVLSVTSPGGQTVTLTGPNSDDPVAFTNFTRWRITFVPNGVMPMPDPGFLPQWNNNQPNNWAVFGLYTGSYHPYQGRLEDFNAGPVNGTWTINVINNPSAQIGAILGFRILFCDERGLDCCFAAAGNLDTYNDILACEGDTSLALNLPPDYSGTPPDTNAYGYTYLIGEGGILMAYDSITDLTGFAPGVYQICGLSYKRIDYDSFPAPDGVLTIDSLRRNLDGLEPIFCGEATDSCLWVRIVAPPDTTFLAGSICEGDSVMVGDSVLAASGSYDINLLSYAGCDSIVHFDLAVNPIEYTNLTDTICQGDSVVVGITAYTATGMYTDTLQAVTSCDSIVSLNLTVIPPIIVDTTVVLCQGEHFAVGDSLLTASGNYSLTLPSSQGCDSIVNVTLQVLDVTAAIAAPDTITCIAPTVALNGNGSTPAGSIGYNWLDGGGATLGNNSTLDVNFPGTYILEVTQTQNAVQCFSRDTVTVAADTIPPVADAGTPDTLTCDAGQITIGGPNTSTGPGFQFNWSRNGGSFPGNTTGPTATVSAPGLYQIIVTNTRNGCRDTAAVRIALDEQSPVAVAGPDTTLTCTRTSLTLSGAGSSAGPAFEYHWQATNGTVPQDATTLSPTATAAGDYRLLVTNSDNGCADSAFVSVTYDTLSPEVSITEPGTLNCAQTTVQLNGAALNAGPNPSISWQPGNGGNIIAGADSLMPQVDAPGDYLLVVENSRNGCRDSASAVVRENVNVVLADAGNGGELTCTLDTLALDGSASTAAANITYCWSSINGHFTNDSLGIMVGVDAPGDYQLIVKDTVTFCADTAFVAVAQDTVSPVSDSGPDRELTCDSISVILDGTASSTGGNFDYDWIAVVGVDPIGGGTLSPTVTEPGFYLLVVTDTDNGCIDTSLVEVTIDTLPPNVSISNPGVLNCAAPSLALDATASDNGPGFSFFWNALDGGQFSSGINTLTPVAAAGGRYELVVINDHTGCRDSASVIVQDLSVPISALIAPADTLTCDSTRITLDGSASSTGPNLIYEWSTTDGAISGGTDGPIAGASAAGTYQLIVLDTVTFCSDTAEIFVPVNLDTPTATAQISSELNCSVTEVMLDGTGSDTGPNFSYNWSGPCVIAGQDSITGRADCPGTYFFRVENTNNGCFAIDSVEIVQNEDTPVAAAGGPYRLTCDSLQLTLDGNASSQGPEYVYEWMGPGLISGASSLHPMVNLPGQYTLTVRDTASTCLATATATVGIDTMPPVAAAGEIDVLTCDSTVVEIGGFESSMGPGFSYNWDTGDGQFAGPADGPYVLVSQPGVYELTVRNTDNGCQAISSTSVFEDNQPPNVAAGADQELDCANPQALLDGSASDSGAFLHYQWSGPCLLYPADTSRMLVDCPGIYYLNVTNAASGCVGTDSVLVTRDNLLPVAVLPDSVALSCLDGTARIDASASEGALFQWFFEGQPVSFDTLAPLVDAAGLYTLIVANAAQDCADTASVLVLLDCTPEALIAHPDTLTCSIASVSLNATASTSGDFITYQWTEPGPSCIISGQGTPALEVRCSGVYTLVVTNTVFGLSDTASATVIANTTPPEADAGPSDTLTCDEPTAILDAGGSTQGAGIGYYWTKLDDEFFTFSGPEVEVNDDGTYFLTVIDSLTGCVDEDIVVIERSADLPDVGFGSRVIPCLQDSFWLQAFVEPPGQPYAYSWVGDNIIGSADSSAVLVDTSGMLTLTVVNTSNNCATFRNLEVMEQSCIPCVEIGPVDSLTCRVDTVPITASFCELCIGCTVQWATQDGLILSGNDSLRILAGAPGTYTITATDTLGFSKVVRVEVRENRLAPAADAGPDQVLDCDNSQAVLGGFVSNPRYSYQWLEENGAPLSQDTLPFLPVSAPATYQLRVTDRITGCSATDQATVTIDTLLPFADAGAPVTLTCGMPSRTLDGSASDFGLNITYSWSGPTGAVIGGANSFNPTVSDTGLFILTVTDTTTGCFARDSVLVDRQGELPPVPMLSDTNLTCGAPVILLIGELPPGPGFSGQWCRIGPNGQPQGPCANALFVDVAIPGIYRFEVENDSNGCTNFVDVEIGEDYAPPTADAGPDGTLLCSLDSLQLQGAGGPAGNPLAYQWVALGGSAIERADSPTPVIYQPDTFLLTVTNLANQCIASDTVVIRQDVNAPIANAGPDTTLDCNRVNVRLQGQGMTASGNMQIRWTTPDGNIALGPNSLAPLVDAAGMYILEVADPLNGCTGSDTVVVVADREPPTAAMDSSGLQLDCRTDTLFLDASASSSGAGSGLAFDWRQAPAGSIGSGPQITLVATGNYRLVVTDLGNGCKDTLAFSVNANYEQPDVLIAQPPMITCAQPSVILNGGGSSSGPGFSNTWTGPQGDTLMENGLQAEAIMPGAYQLIVTDESNGCAASAQRTVTADTVPPVASVRAPEPLDCIVRTVEMDGSASSFGDFIEYFWTTDNGQFAGAVDSNRALAAAPGWYALLVTDLRNGCTAVDSVLAIELASPVDSVLAAAFPPSCPGRADGYILIDTVLGGAGPYLYAIEGGSFSGLTRFENLPPGTYLLSVEDANGCEAEASIDIPEAQNLTVSLGPDITLALGKPDTLVAEITPATYDTIWWWPYDSLSPPGSPLQAINPGKTTTYFVWVSTGEGCTATDNIEVRVIREYPVYAPTAFSPNEDEINDRFTLYAGADVVNIRTFQIFDRWGNMVYENANFQPNDPTLGWDGTLDGMPMDPAVFAFYAEVEFTDGSIEVVRGDLMLMR; this is translated from the coding sequence ATGAGGCGAACTATAATCCTATGGCTATTCCTGGCAGGCGCTGCTTCGGCCTGGAGCCAGCCCTGCGGCCTGGAAGACACCTTGTACATCAACCCCAACAGAACGCACACCTTCAATTTCGAAGTCTTTAACATTTACAATGATGACCTGTCGGCCCCTGACCAGGGGGTTTGCGGCATTGAGGTCGAATTTTCTCATAACTATGTGGAGGACATGGTGCTGTCCGTCACTTCGCCGGGCGGGCAAACAGTCACCCTGACCGGCCCCAACAGCGACGACCCGGTGGCCTTCACCAACTTCACGCGCTGGCGGATCACTTTTGTTCCCAATGGGGTAATGCCCATGCCCGACCCGGGGTTCCTTCCTCAATGGAACAACAACCAACCCAACAACTGGGCAGTCTTCGGACTTTACACCGGCTCCTACCACCCCTACCAGGGACGCCTGGAAGACTTCAATGCCGGCCCGGTGAACGGAACCTGGACGATCAACGTCATCAACAACCCCTCCGCTCAGATCGGCGCCATCCTGGGCTTTCGCATCCTCTTCTGCGACGAAAGAGGGCTGGATTGCTGCTTCGCCGCCGCCGGCAACCTCGATACCTACAATGACATCCTTGCTTGTGAGGGCGACACCAGCCTGGCACTGAATCTGCCGCCCGATTACTCGGGCACCCCGCCCGACACCAATGCCTATGGCTATACCTATCTCATAGGCGAAGGAGGCATCCTGATGGCGTACGATTCTATCACCGACCTCACCGGTTTTGCTCCCGGGGTGTACCAGATATGCGGCCTTTCGTACAAACGCATAGATTACGACAGCTTTCCCGCGCCCGATGGCGTGCTCACCATCGACAGCCTGCGCCGCAACCTCGACGGGCTGGAACCCATCTTCTGCGGCGAGGCCACCGACAGTTGCCTGTGGGTGCGCATTGTCGCCCCGCCGGACACCACCTTCCTGGCCGGCTCTATTTGCGAAGGGGATTCCGTGATGGTTGGAGATAGCGTCCTCGCCGCCTCGGGGAGTTATGATATCAACCTCCTGAGTTATGCCGGCTGCGACAGTATCGTTCATTTCGACCTGGCAGTTAACCCTATTGAATACACCAACTTGACGGACACCATCTGCCAGGGGGATTCAGTGGTCGTGGGAATAACCGCCTACACCGCTACCGGCATGTATACCGACACCCTGCAGGCCGTTACATCCTGTGACAGCATCGTCAGCCTGAACCTGACGGTTATCCCTCCCATCATCGTGGATACAACGGTGGTGCTTTGCCAGGGAGAGCACTTCGCCGTGGGGGATAGCCTGCTTACAGCTTCCGGAAATTATTCCTTAACCCTGCCTTCCTCCCAGGGATGTGACAGCATCGTCAATGTGACTCTTCAGGTGCTGGATGTTACGGCCGCGATCGCTGCGCCGGACACCATCACGTGCATCGCCCCCACGGTGGCGCTCAATGGAAATGGCTCCACCCCGGCAGGCAGTATTGGTTACAACTGGCTGGACGGCGGCGGCGCCACCCTGGGAAACAACTCCACCCTGGATGTGAATTTCCCGGGAACTTATATCCTGGAAGTAACCCAAACCCAAAATGCAGTACAATGCTTCAGCCGGGACACGGTAACCGTGGCCGCCGACACCATCCCCCCTGTGGCTGACGCCGGCACGCCGGACACGTTAACCTGCGATGCCGGCCAAATTACAATTGGCGGGCCCAACACATCCACCGGCCCGGGGTTCCAATTCAACTGGAGCCGCAACGGTGGCAGCTTCCCCGGCAACACTACCGGCCCAACGGCCACTGTAAGCGCCCCCGGCCTGTACCAGATCATCGTCACCAACACCCGCAACGGTTGCCGGGATACCGCTGCGGTCAGAATCGCCCTCGACGAGCAGTCGCCGGTAGCCGTGGCGGGCCCCGACACAACCCTGACCTGCACCCGGACGAGCCTCACCCTCAGCGGCGCCGGCTCTTCGGCCGGCCCGGCTTTTGAATACCACTGGCAGGCAACCAACGGCACAGTTCCGCAGGATGCCACTACCCTCTCCCCTACGGCCACCGCAGCCGGCGATTACCGGCTGCTGGTTACCAATTCCGACAATGGTTGCGCCGACTCTGCTTTCGTTTCCGTCACCTATGACACCCTGTCCCCGGAAGTGAGTATAACTGAACCGGGCACGCTAAACTGCGCTCAAACCACGGTGCAACTTAACGGCGCCGCCCTCAACGCCGGACCCAACCCTTCCATTTCCTGGCAGCCCGGCAATGGCGGCAACATCATCGCCGGCGCCGATAGCCTCATGCCCCAAGTGGACGCTCCCGGCGACTATCTGCTGGTGGTGGAAAATTCACGAAACGGCTGCCGGGACTCCGCTTCGGCAGTAGTCCGGGAAAACGTAAACGTGGTGCTGGCCGATGCGGGGAATGGCGGGGAACTCACCTGTACGCTCGATACCCTGGCGCTGGACGGGTCTGCCTCTACAGCCGCCGCCAATATCACTTACTGCTGGTCGAGCATCAACGGCCATTTTACAAACGATTCCCTGGGAATAATGGTGGGCGTGGACGCCCCAGGCGACTATCAGCTCATCGTTAAGGACACCGTTACTTTCTGTGCTGATACGGCCTTTGTCGCCGTTGCGCAGGATACCGTGAGCCCCGTATCTGACAGCGGGCCGGACCGGGAGCTGACCTGCGACAGCATTTCCGTCATCCTGGATGGAACCGCCTCGTCCACCGGCGGCAATTTCGACTATGACTGGATAGCCGTGGTGGGGGTCGATCCCATTGGTGGCGGCACGCTCAGTCCAACCGTCACCGAACCTGGCTTTTATCTGCTGGTTGTGACGGACACCGACAATGGCTGCATCGACACCTCCCTGGTGGAAGTAACCATCGATACCCTTCCGCCAAATGTTTCCATCTCGAATCCCGGCGTACTGAACTGTGCGGCGCCCAGCCTGGCCCTGGACGCCACTGCCTCTGACAACGGCCCGGGGTTCTCCTTTTTCTGGAATGCGCTGGACGGCGGGCAATTCAGTTCGGGAATCAATACCCTAACCCCGGTGGCAGCAGCCGGCGGGCGGTATGAACTGGTAGTAATTAATGACCATACCGGTTGCCGGGACTCGGCCTCGGTGATCGTCCAGGATTTGTCTGTACCAATATCTGCCCTGATCGCCCCGGCGGATACCCTGACCTGCGACTCCACCCGGATCACGCTGGATGGTTCCGCTTCAAGCACAGGGCCCAACCTCATTTATGAATGGTCTACAACGGACGGCGCCATCTCCGGCGGCACAGACGGGCCCATTGCCGGGGCGAGTGCGGCCGGGACATATCAGCTTATCGTTTTGGATACAGTGACCTTTTGTTCTGATACTGCCGAAATTTTTGTCCCCGTCAACCTCGATACGCCAACAGCCACGGCGCAGATAAGCTCCGAACTCAACTGCTCGGTAACGGAGGTTATGCTGGACGGGACGGGATCAGATACCGGGCCCAACTTTTCTTACAACTGGAGCGGCCCCTGCGTAATAGCCGGGCAGGACAGCATTACAGGCAGAGCGGATTGCCCGGGGACCTATTTCTTCAGGGTTGAAAATACCAATAATGGTTGTTTCGCCATCGATAGTGTTGAAATTGTCCAGAACGAGGACACTCCTGTAGCCGCCGCCGGCGGCCCTTACCGCCTGACCTGCGACAGCCTGCAACTCACCCTCGACGGCAACGCCTCCAGCCAGGGGCCGGAGTATGTTTATGAGTGGATGGGCCCCGGGCTGATCTCCGGCGCCAGCAGCCTCCATCCCATGGTCAACCTGCCCGGGCAATATACCCTGACGGTTCGCGATACCGCCAGCACCTGCCTGGCCACGGCCACGGCCACTGTTGGCATAGACACCATGCCCCCGGTAGCTGCCGCCGGCGAGATCGATGTGCTCACCTGCGACAGTACTGTCGTTGAAATTGGCGGTTTTGAGAGCTCTATGGGCCCTGGGTTCAGTTACAACTGGGACACCGGCGATGGCCAGTTCGCCGGCCCTGCCGACGGCCCTTATGTCCTGGTGAGCCAACCAGGAGTCTACGAGCTAACCGTCCGCAATACCGACAATGGTTGCCAGGCCATTTCTTCCACGTCTGTCTTTGAAGACAACCAGCCCCCCAATGTGGCGGCCGGGGCGGATCAGGAACTGGATTGCGCCAACCCTCAGGCGCTGCTGGACGGTTCGGCTTCCGATAGCGGCGCTTTTCTGCACTACCAGTGGAGCGGCCCCTGCCTGCTGTATCCGGCGGATACCAGCCGCATGCTGGTGGATTGCCCGGGCATTTATTACCTCAATGTCACGAACGCCGCCAGCGGCTGCGTAGGGACGGACAGCGTGTTGGTTACCCGGGACAACCTGCTGCCCGTTGCCGTTTTGCCGGATAGCGTAGCATTGTCTTGCCTGGACGGAACGGCCCGCATTGATGCTTCCGCTTCGGAAGGAGCGCTCTTCCAGTGGTTTTTCGAAGGGCAGCCGGTGAGCTTCGACACCCTGGCGCCCCTGGTTGACGCTGCCGGGTTGTATACCCTGATCGTCGCCAATGCCGCTCAGGATTGTGCGGACACTGCCAGCGTGCTCGTCCTGCTCGACTGTACCCCGGAGGCCCTCATCGCCCATCCCGACACCCTGACCTGCAGCATTGCTTCCGTATCGCTGAATGCAACAGCGTCCACTTCCGGCGATTTCATCACTTATCAATGGACGGAACCCGGCCCCAGCTGCATCATCAGCGGGCAGGGAACTCCGGCGCTGGAAGTTCGTTGCAGCGGGGTTTATACCCTTGTTGTAACCAACACGGTGTTCGGCCTGAGCGACACCGCATCGGCCACGGTGATTGCCAACACTACCCCTCCGGAAGCCGACGCCGGCCCTTCCGATACCCTGACCTGCGACGAGCCGACCGCCATCCTCGATGCCGGAGGTTCCACTCAGGGAGCAGGCATCGGGTATTACTGGACCAAGCTGGATGACGAGTTTTTCACCTTTTCAGGCCCCGAGGTAGAGGTCAATGACGACGGAACCTACTTCCTCACTGTCATCGACAGCCTGACCGGCTGTGTAGACGAAGATATTGTAGTGATCGAACGCAGCGCCGACCTGCCGGATGTTGGTTTCGGGTCAAGGGTAATTCCCTGCCTGCAGGACAGTTTCTGGCTACAGGCCTTCGTGGAACCGCCCGGGCAGCCCTATGCTTACAGCTGGGTGGGAGACAATATCATCGGCAGCGCCGACAGCTCGGCAGTACTCGTGGATACGAGCGGCATGCTGACCCTTACCGTGGTCAACACTTCCAACAACTGCGCCACCTTCCGCAATTTAGAGGTAATGGAACAATCCTGTATCCCTTGTGTGGAGATCGGGCCGGTAGACAGCCTCACCTGCCGGGTGGACACCGTGCCCATCACTGCGTCATTCTGTGAACTCTGTATTGGTTGCACCGTCCAATGGGCCACCCAGGACGGGCTGATCCTATCCGGAAATGACAGCCTCCGCATCCTGGCCGGAGCGCCGGGCACTTACACGATCACTGCTACCGACACGCTGGGGTTCTCGAAAGTGGTTAGAGTAGAAGTTCGGGAAAACAGGCTTGCTCCGGCGGCGGATGCAGGACCCGACCAGGTCCTGGATTGCGATAATTCGCAGGCCGTCCTCGGCGGATTTGTTTCCAACCCCCGCTATTCCTACCAGTGGCTGGAGGAGAACGGGGCGCCGTTGAGTCAGGACACGTTGCCATTCTTGCCGGTGTCGGCCCCCGCTACCTATCAGTTGCGAGTTACGGATAGGATAACCGGGTGCAGCGCTACGGACCAGGCTACAGTTACCATCGACACGCTCCTTCCCTTCGCCGATGCGGGAGCGCCGGTAACCCTTACCTGCGGCATGCCTTCCCGCACGCTGGATGGCAGCGCTTCAGATTTTGGCCTGAATATCACTTACTCCTGGAGCGGGCCAACGGGCGCCGTCATCGGCGGAGCCAATTCTTTCAATCCCACGGTAAGCGACACCGGCCTGTTTATCCTTACAGTTACCGACACCACCACGGGCTGTTTTGCCCGGGATAGCGTGTTGGTGGACCGGCAGGGAGAGCTGCCGCCGGTACCCATGCTTTCGGACACGAACCTGACCTGCGGCGCCCCGGTGATTCTGTTGATCGGGGAACTGCCACCCGGGCCCGGTTTCAGCGGGCAGTGGTGCCGCATCGGCCCCAACGGCCAACCTCAGGGCCCCTGTGCCAATGCTCTTTTCGTCGATGTGGCCATCCCCGGAATATACCGCTTCGAAGTGGAAAACGACAGCAACGGATGCACCAATTTCGTGGATGTGGAAATCGGAGAGGATTATGCCCCTCCTACGGCTGATGCCGGGCCGGATGGCACCCTGCTCTGCAGCCTGGACAGCCTGCAATTGCAGGGCGCAGGCGGGCCTGCCGGAAATCCGCTGGCTTATCAATGGGTTGCCCTGGGCGGAAGCGCCATCGAGCGGGCCGACAGCCCAACGCCGGTGATCTATCAACCCGACACCTTTCTGCTGACGGTCACCAACCTGGCCAATCAATGCATCGCCTCCGATACCGTGGTGATCCGCCAGGACGTCAACGCCCCCATTGCCAATGCCGGGCCGGACACTACGCTCGACTGCAACCGCGTCAACGTGCGCCTGCAGGGGCAGGGCATGACTGCCAGCGGCAATATGCAAATACGCTGGACAACCCCCGATGGCAATATCGCCCTGGGCCCCAACAGCCTGGCGCCCCTTGTCGATGCCGCCGGCATGTATATCCTTGAGGTCGCTGATCCGCTGAATGGATGCACCGGCAGCGACACCGTGGTTGTTGTGGCGGACCGGGAGCCGCCGACAGCCGCAATGGATTCCAGCGGGCTGCAACTAGACTGCCGGACAGACACCCTATTTCTGGATGCCTCCGCTTCCTCTTCCGGTGCCGGCAGCGGGCTGGCCTTCGACTGGCGGCAGGCGCCGGCAGGCAGCATTGGCAGTGGGCCGCAAATAACCCTGGTGGCAACCGGCAATTACCGCCTGGTGGTTACGGACCTGGGCAACGGTTGTAAAGATACCCTCGCGTTTTCGGTAAATGCCAATTACGAACAGCCAGATGTGCTCATCGCGCAACCCCCGATGATCACCTGTGCTCAGCCATCCGTGATCCTGAATGGCGGCGGTTCCTCCTCCGGGCCGGGTTTTTCCAATACCTGGACCGGCCCGCAGGGCGATACGTTGATGGAAAACGGCCTGCAGGCTGAAGCCATAATGCCGGGTGCCTATCAGCTGATTGTGACGGATGAAAGCAACGGATGCGCTGCCTCTGCCCAGCGTACGGTAACGGCCGACACCGTCCCTCCGGTAGCCAGCGTCAGAGCGCCCGAACCGCTGGACTGCATCGTCCGCACAGTAGAAATGGACGGCTCGGCCTCTTCCTTCGGAGATTTTATTGAATACTTCTGGACGACGGACAACGGGCAGTTTGCCGGCGCCGTCGACAGCAACCGGGCCCTCGCCGCCGCGCCGGGCTGGTACGCCTTGCTGGTCACTGACCTGCGCAATGGCTGCACTGCAGTTGACAGCGTGCTGGCCATAGAACTGGCAAGCCCGGTCGACAGCGTGCTGGCGGCGGCCTTTCCGCCTTCCTGCCCCGGCCGTGCCGATGGCTACATTCTCATCGACACGGTTTTGGGAGGCGCCGGGCCCTATCTCTATGCCATTGAGGGAGGCAGCTTTTCCGGCCTCACCCGCTTTGAAAACCTTCCGCCGGGCACCTATCTGCTAAGCGTGGAAGACGCCAATGGCTGTGAGGCGGAAGCCAGTATCGACATTCCGGAAGCTCAAAACCTCACAGTCAGCCTGGGGCCGGATATAACTCTGGCGCTTGGCAAACCCGACACGCTGGTGGCGGAAATAACGCCGGCAACTTACGATACCATCTGGTGGTGGCCTTACGACAGCCTGAGCCCGCCCGGTTCGCCGCTGCAGGCAATCAACCCGGGAAAGACCACGACTTACTTCGTTTGGGTAAGTACCGGAGAGGGATGTACGGCCACCGACAATATAGAGGTCAGGGTCATTCGGGAATATCCCGTTTATGCTCCAACCGCCTTTTCCCCCAACGAGGACGAAATCAACGACCGGTTTACGCTCTACGCCGGAGCTGACGTGGTCAACATCCGCACCTTCCAAATCTTTGACCGCTGGGGGAATATGGTTTATGAAAATGCCAACTTCCAGCCCAATGACCCCACTCTGGGCTGGGATGGCACCCTCGATGGCATGCCTATGGATCCGGCAGTCTTCGCATTCTACGCCGAAGTGGAATTTACGGATGGGAGTATAGAAGTGGTAAGGGGAGATTTGATGCTGATGAGGTGA
- a CDS encoding MFS transporter produces MPEQPLSLRRQLGYACGMLGWSIMINIIAVMLIYFYIPPSNSGMGQLIPQATFLGIFTLLSLIAASGRLLDAVTDPLIANWSDRFHHPKGRRIPFMKMAILPSVFFGILIFIPLEYQESYRNVWWLAAIQAGFYLSLTVYIIPYNALLPELAPGSAAKVRLSTWLSLAFVMGIILSSQTPALADLVQGAFKLSNRHAAFQLAIGSLYLLGGAFMLVPLFCINEQRDCYGQPATVPLGAAFRHILANRNFLVFIVADFSYFVSLTIISSGMLYFVKVLLFLNEGIGGVVMGVMVLFSLLFYPLVVRLAIRVEKRKLIIWSLLSLGVVMMGLFFLGKMPLPPRVQIFGFALIVAIPTAFLGILPYALIAEIAEQDGNRTGEQKEAMFFAVRNFSTKLGQTVGIMAFTILTLLGKDPFDDLGIRLSAVFGGILCILAGLIFTRFEEPEGA; encoded by the coding sequence ATGCCGGAACAGCCGTTATCATTGAGGCGACAATTGGGTTATGCCTGCGGGATGCTGGGCTGGTCCATCATGATCAACATCATTGCGGTGATGCTGATCTATTTCTATATTCCGCCCAGCAATTCAGGCATGGGGCAGTTGATCCCCCAGGCCACTTTTCTGGGTATTTTCACGCTCCTGTCTCTTATCGCTGCCAGCGGGCGCCTGCTCGACGCCGTAACCGACCCGCTCATCGCCAACTGGAGCGACCGCTTTCATCATCCTAAAGGGCGGAGAATCCCTTTTATGAAAATGGCCATTTTGCCCTCCGTGTTTTTCGGCATACTGATCTTCATCCCGCTTGAGTATCAGGAAAGCTACCGCAACGTGTGGTGGCTTGCCGCCATACAAGCAGGGTTTTATCTGTCCCTGACGGTATACATTATCCCCTATAATGCTTTGCTGCCGGAGTTGGCTCCTGGATCCGCCGCTAAGGTGCGCCTGTCTACCTGGCTGTCTCTTGCCTTTGTCATGGGGATCATCCTGTCGTCGCAGACTCCGGCCCTGGCCGACCTGGTACAGGGTGCCTTCAAGCTGTCCAACCGCCATGCCGCTTTTCAGCTGGCCATTGGCAGCCTGTACCTGCTGGGAGGGGCGTTTATGCTCGTCCCCTTGTTCTGCATCAATGAACAACGCGATTGCTACGGGCAGCCGGCGACCGTGCCGCTGGGCGCGGCGTTCCGCCACATCCTGGCCAACAGGAACTTCCTGGTATTCATCGTTGCGGATTTCTCTTATTTCGTGTCTCTGACGATCATCAGCAGCGGCATGTTGTATTTCGTCAAAGTATTATTGTTCCTCAACGAGGGCATCGGCGGGGTAGTGATGGGCGTGATGGTGCTCTTTTCATTGCTGTTCTATCCGTTGGTGGTCCGGCTGGCCATCCGGGTGGAAAAGCGAAAACTAATAATCTGGTCTTTGTTGAGCCTGGGAGTTGTCATGATGGGGCTGTTTTTTTTGGGCAAAATGCCACTGCCGCCCCGGGTGCAGATTTTCGGCTTTGCCCTGATCGTCGCCATTCCCACCGCCTTTCTCGGCATTTTGCCCTACGCCCTCATCGCCGAGATCGCCGAACAGGACGGCAACCGGACCGGAGAGCAAAAAGAGGCCATGTTCTTCGCCGTCCGCAATTTTTCTACCAAACTAGGACAAACGGTGGGCATCATGGCCTTCACTATCCTCACCTTGTTGGGCAAAGACCCCTTCGACGACCTCGGCATCCGCCTGTCGGCTGTCTTTGGCGGCATCCTCTGCATCCTGGCCGGGCTGATCTTTACCCGGTTTGAGGAGCCGGAGGGGGCGTGA
- a CDS encoding trypsin-like peptidase domain-containing protein, protein MANRFRFILWLALLALGFVAGIAWRGKDATPGEKEPAEADTAMVGKETGIYNNSTLPSARQATPGNGLTPQERATIKLFEEATPSVCFITTSNVRMDYFTRDVSEIPRGNGSGFVWDLGGHIVTNFHVIQGADRATVTLADRSAWPAKLVGQAPEKDLAVLRIDAPREALHPIPIGSSEDLLVGQNVFAIGNPFGLDQTLTTGIVSALGREIQSVAGIPIRDVIQTDAAINPGNSGGPLLDSSGRLIGVNTAIYSPSGASAGIGFSIPADAVSWIVPELIEYGELRRPTLGIDLARPQVIARLGLEGALVINVNRGSAADRAGIRPTTRDRSGNIQLGDIIVGLGGAKIKNNNDLILALEKYEPGDVVDVLLLRNEQQLEVRLKLDPAR, encoded by the coding sequence ATGGCTAATCGATTCCGATTCATTTTATGGCTGGCCCTGCTGGCCCTCGGCTTTGTAGCAGGCATTGCCTGGAGAGGAAAGGATGCTACCCCCGGGGAAAAAGAACCTGCCGAAGCCGACACCGCAATGGTTGGCAAAGAAACGGGCATCTACAACAATTCCACTTTGCCTTCCGCCCGCCAAGCCACCCCCGGCAACGGGCTGACGCCTCAGGAAAGAGCCACCATTAAGCTTTTCGAGGAAGCCACGCCTTCCGTCTGTTTCATCACCACTTCCAACGTCCGGATGGATTATTTCACCCGCGACGTGTCGGAAATCCCCCGGGGCAACGGCTCCGGCTTTGTCTGGGACCTGGGAGGGCACATCGTGACCAATTTCCACGTCATCCAGGGAGCAGACCGGGCTACCGTTACCCTGGCGGACCGCTCTGCCTGGCCGGCTAAACTGGTGGGGCAGGCGCCGGAAAAAGACCTGGCGGTGCTGCGCATCGATGCTCCCAGAGAAGCGTTGCACCCCATTCCCATCGGAAGCTCCGAAGACCTGCTCGTGGGCCAGAATGTCTTCGCGATCGGCAACCCCTTTGGACTCGACCAGACGCTGACCACCGGCATCGTCAGCGCGCTGGGGCGCGAGATACAGTCGGTGGCGGGCATCCCCATCCGGGATGTCATCCAAACCGATGCGGCGATCAACCCGGGGAACTCCGGCGGGCCACTACTGGACAGTTCAGGGCGCCTCATCGGCGTGAACACGGCCATCTACAGCCCTTCGGGCGCTTCCGCCGGCATTGGTTTTTCCATCCCGGCCGACGCGGTGAGCTGGATCGTGCCCGAACTCATTGAATACGGCGAACTGCGGCGGCCTACTTTGGGCATAGACCTGGCCCGCCCGCAGGTCATCGCCCGCCTGGGCCTGGAGGGGGCCCTCGTCATCAACGTCAACCGGGGCAGCGCAGCCGATCGGGCCGGTATCCGCCCGACTACCCGCGACCGCTCCGGGAATATCCAGTTGGGCGATATTATTGTAGGCCTGGGCGGTGCAAAGATCAAAAACAATAACGACCTGATCCTGGCCCTTGAAAAATACGAACCGGGCGATGTGGTGGACGTTCTCCTCCTTCGGAATGAGCAGCAGTTGGAAGTTCGGCTGAAACTGGATCCGGCGAGGTGA